In Magnetococcales bacterium, the following proteins share a genomic window:
- a CDS encoding pantoate--beta-alanine ligase, which translates to MELLTNRQLLEHWVRETRSAGHRLGFVPTMGALHAGHRSLFLAARQTCDRVIGSIFVNPTQFGPNEDYQRYPRTLEQDQALLEEAGCDALFLPTVQDIYPDGHQTQIQVRDLADDLCGRCRPGHFQGVATVVAILFNLVRPDQACFGLKDYQQFLVIRRMVRDLAMPIEVTGLPTVREADGLAMSSRNRYLDPPARQRALALFRAMERAQVAYAGGETDAARLEELARQVLTEAGIGQIDYVAVRDPDTLLPLARIEQDPVILVAARVGAARLIDNRRLVRN; encoded by the coding sequence ATGGAACTCTTGACCAATCGACAACTCCTGGAACATTGGGTGCGGGAGACGCGGAGCGCCGGACATCGCCTGGGTTTTGTGCCGACCATGGGGGCGTTGCATGCCGGACATCGTTCCCTTTTTCTGGCGGCGCGGCAAACGTGTGACCGGGTCATCGGGTCCATTTTCGTCAATCCCACCCAGTTTGGCCCCAACGAGGATTATCAGCGCTATCCCCGCACCCTGGAACAGGATCAGGCCCTGCTGGAAGAGGCGGGTTGCGATGCCTTGTTTTTGCCGACGGTCCAGGATATCTACCCGGACGGTCATCAGACGCAGATTCAGGTTCGGGATCTGGCCGACGATTTGTGTGGCCGGTGCCGACCGGGGCATTTTCAGGGGGTGGCCACGGTGGTGGCCATTCTGTTCAACCTGGTGCGTCCCGATCAGGCCTGCTTTGGTTTGAAGGATTATCAGCAGTTTCTTGTCATTCGGCGCATGGTGCGGGATCTGGCCATGCCGATTGAGGTGACAGGGTTGCCGACGGTACGGGAAGCGGATGGTCTGGCCATGTCCAGCCGCAACCGCTATCTCGATCCGCCCGCCCGGCAACGGGCACTGGCCCTGTTTCGGGCCATGGAAAGGGCACAGGTCGCCTATGCGGGCGGTGAGACTGATGCAGCCCGACTGGAGGAGCTGGCCCGGCAGGTGTTGACCGAGGCCGGCATCGGGCAGATTGACTATGTGGCTGTACGGGATCCGGATACCTTGTTGCCTTTGGCGCGGATCGAGCAGGATCCCGTTATTCTGGTGGCTGCCCGGGTTGGCGCGGCGCGCCTGATCGACAACCGGCGGCTGGTTCGCAATTGA
- a CDS encoding aspartate 1-decarboxylase, protein MELSVLKCKIHRATVTETQVDYEGSCAIDEDLLDASGIREFEQIHVWNVNNGERLVTYAIRGERGSGMISLNGSAAHRAKPGDLVIIAAFARMTEAECAQHQPSLVYVDADNRIARLGNSITAQAA, encoded by the coding sequence ATGGAACTTTCCGTGCTGAAATGCAAGATTCATCGGGCAACCGTGACCGAAACCCAGGTGGATTACGAAGGTTCGTGCGCCATCGACGAGGATTTGCTGGATGCTTCCGGAATCCGGGAGTTCGAACAGATCCATGTCTGGAATGTCAATAATGGCGAGCGGCTGGTGACCTATGCCATTCGCGGTGAACGCGGCAGTGGCATGATTTCCCTGAATGGTTCTGCGGCACATCGGGCCAAGCCGGGGGATCTCGTCATCATTGCCGCCTTTGCCCGGATGACCGAGGCCGAGTGTGCCCAGCATCAGCCGAGCCTGGTCTACGTGGATGCGGACAATCGCATCGCCCGCCTGGGAAATTCCATTACGGCCCAGGC